From a region of the Notolabrus celidotus isolate fNotCel1 chromosome 14, fNotCel1.pri, whole genome shotgun sequence genome:
- the map1lc3c gene encoding LOW QUALITY PROTEIN: microtubule-associated proteins 1A/1B light chain 3C (The sequence of the model RefSeq protein was modified relative to this genomic sequence to represent the inferred CDS: inserted 2 bases in 1 codon), whose translation MPPFNKTQPQTKAFKQRKXFATRKQEVAGIRSKFPNKIPVIIERYDKEKYLPPLDKTKFLVPHELTMTQFVTIIRNRMALLPTQAFYLLINNSGLASMSLTMAQVYKDHQDEDGFLYMTYASQEVFGRSH comes from the exons atgcctCCCTTCAACAAGACCCAGCCGCAGACCAAAGCCTTCAAACAGAGGAA CTTCGCGACTCGGAAACAGGAGGTGGCAGGGATCCGGTCCAAGTTCCCCAACAAGATCCCGGTCATCATTGAACGGTACGACAAGGAGAAGTATCTCCCTCCTCTGGATAAGACCAAGTTCCTGGTCCCTCATGAGCTCACCATGACCCAGTTCGTCACCATCATCAGGAACCGGATGGCCCTGCTGCCCACTCAGGCCTTCTACCTACTCATCAACAACAGCGGTCTGGCCAGCATGTCCCTCACCATGGCTCAGGTGTACAAAGACCACCAGGACGAGGACGGCTTCCTGTACATGACCTACGCCTCTCAGGAGGTGTTCGGGCGCTCGCACTAG